A region of the Clostridium estertheticum subsp. estertheticum genome:
TTGGTTTTATGATTTTTCAGATTGTACCTATACTACTTTTGATTTACTGGGTTCTATTTGCTATTTGGGCAAGTATAAATTCTGTTAATAATAAGAGAAGTATTATTTGGATATTTGTATTTATACTGCTCAATGTTGTTGGGTATTTGATATATTATCTTGATGGACATAGTCTTATTAATAAAATTGATTAAGGAAACTATAATCATACGTACTATTTTATAGAATGTTAAGTAAAAATAAAATATAACAGCTCATTGCAAAACATTGTTTACATGAAGCTGTTAATATTAAATATTTATTTAAGAGTGTTTATAATAAACTTTTTCTAATCTCAAATAAATAGTTTTTTCTTATAATAAGAAAATATATAATTTGAACAATCAACATAATTCCTATGACCTGTAATGCGGGTACAGTTATCTCAATTCCAAAAGCACATTTTAATGAACTAATAGCAAAGAAAAAATGTACAACAGCAATTATATATGGGAGTAAAAATAATACCCCTATTTCAATATTTAATACCTTTTTTATTTCTTTATATGTTAATCCTATTTTATTCAATTGTTTATATTTCTTCTTATCCTCTATAAGATCCATGTAACACTTGTTATATAAGAAACTTGCTGTTGTTACAAAAAATATAAGTCCTATAAATATTGCACTAAACAAAAGTACCCCATAGGCTATTTTATTCTTTTCTAATATATAAGCCTTTAGAAAATTATTATAATATTTATCACCTTTATCATTTCCAAAATTATTATAAAAATTATTACCTATGCTTAATGTATCCTTATAATTATTTACATTAAATGCTCCGAAGTAACACCTAGGCCCCTTCATTTTTTCATATACATCATCTTTAACCACATATGAGCTATCATATAATGCTGGAATTACGCAACTATCACTCCCCCTAGCAATTTGTAATTTTGTTTCATCTAGAATAATATTTTTTCTTTTATTTTTATCTAAATACGAGACTAACATGGCCTCATTTTCTTTTAAATCAATAGTGTTTAGAGATAATGCTCTTGCTAATTTGTTATAAGTATCTTCTTTAATTATAGTCACTTCATCTTTAACACCATTAGGTATAATAAACTTCATTTCGCCATTAACTGTAGTATAAGATATTTCTTCCTTTTTCAATGAATTTTCTATAAAATCAATTTTGTAATCAACTTTAGTTTTATTATTATAGGTATCAACACAGAAAAATGATTGTGGGAAACTTTTATTTATCTGGGTCTCTTTATCTCTCCAATAAGCATATACTGACCCTATTGATGAAAGAGCAACTGTTGAAGTTATTGTAATTAAGAAAAACATTCTTGTATTATCCTTTATTCTATATAACAAATTTGAAACCCATAATACTGTAGTTTTCTTCATATAAAAATCTCTGTTTCTCTTAAGTACCTTAAGTACAAATACACTTAATTGAGAAAATAATAAATAGGTTGCTATAACAACCATTATTGTTACAGGTATTATTCTATAGGGTAGTGTCTTTTCAGTTGATGTAATTGATAGATAATATCCGATAGTAAGCAATACTATACATATAATAGAAAAAATAGCTGATGATTTTGGTTCTAGTTTTGGTTTTTTAGTTCCTTTAAGTAATTTTAGAACCATATCTTCTTTTATAACCAATGAACAAAATATTGAAATTACTATCCCTATTAATATAAATGCAATTAAAGTAATAATCATAGCTTTTACTGGAATATAAAATCCTAGTGCATTAAGGCCTAATAACTTTCCGCTAGCTGCTAAAAGTATTTTTGAAAATACTATTCCTACTATAATCCCTACTACTCCCGATACTGAACTAATTATTATATTTTCAATATTTATCATTTTCTGTATTTGTTTTTTTGATGAACCTATTATATAAAGTATTCCAAATTCTTTATATCTACTTTTGAGAAAAACACTTACTGAATAAAATACAAAGAAACATAAAAACAAATATGCAATTACAGTAGTAACATAAAGTGTATTTGTTATACTATTAGGTAATTTAAGCACCACGAAGTCAGGATGGAAAATAATCATAGTAAAAGAAAATAATAGTGTTGCAGATATGCTGCTGCTTAAAAAATAAGCGAAATACCCTTTTATATTTCTATACACATTTTTAGTGGCAAACTCTCTAAAATTCATTAGTTCTCTCCTCCCATTAACGCAAGCACATCAATAATTTCCTGGTAAAATTGTTTTCTGCTATCTCCCTTATAAATTTCATTATATATAGTTCCATCTTTTATAAAGAGAATTTTATTACAATAACTTGCTGAAAATGCATCGTGAGTAACCATCATCATAGTTACTTTTTCATCTTTATTTATTTTTTCAAATAATTCCATTACATTTTTAGCAGCTCTTGAATCCAAATTACCTGTTGGCTCATCAGCCAGCAGCAACGTAGGGTTATGTATTAAAGCTCTTGCAATAGCTGTCCTTTGGGCTTCTCCTCCTGATATTTCAAAAGTTCTCTTATTAATTAGTTTTTCTATTCTAAGTATCTTTAATATTCTATTAAGTTCATCATCCTGTTTTTTAACTGGCACTCCATCTAATGTAAGTGGAAGTACTATATTTTCACCAACAGTTAAAGTATCTAACAGGTTGAAATCTTGAAATACAAATCCTAATTCTCTCCTTCTAAATAAGGCAAGATCATCACCTTTAAGCTTTAAAGGATCTATATCATTTATTCTAATTTCTCCAGATGTAGGCTTATCTACTGTTGAAATCATATTTAACAGGGTTGTCTTACCACTTCCGGATGGCCCCATTACCCCTACAAATTCACCTTCGTCAATTGTGAAACTTATATTATCCACTGCACTGAATGTTACTTTTTGACCATATATCTTGCTTAAATTCTTTACTTTCATAATTTCCATATTGCCTATTCCTCCTATTATGTTAAAGTGATAATATTAGTTAATACTAGTACACCAAGTAAAATACCTACTACTATTCTATATATTGCAAATACTTTCATTGGCTTCTTTTTTAAGTATTCAACAAATTTCCTCATAACTATTAAAGCTACTATAAATGCCACAACAAATCCAACTATTAATGCAATCCATAATGATAACGTCATTGTAGAATAATCATATTCAAATAAGTCCTTGCCTGTTGCTCCTATCATAGCTGGAATCGCTATAAAAAAGGAAAACTCTGCTGCTATTGGGGTTGATAATCCAGCAATCCATCCACCCATAATTGTAGACGCACTTCTTGACATTCCTGGCCACACACAAAGAAGTTGCAATAATCCAACTTTGAATGATTGCATAGTGGTTATGTTATCTAAATTATCTACCTTATGGTTTCTAGCGCCGAATTTTTTTTCAACTATTAGTAACAATAGTCCACCAACTATAAATCCAACTATAACAGCTTCTGGAGTAAATAATGTTTTTATCTTTTTATATAATACTACACCTACAATTCCCATTGGAATAGATGCTGTAATAACATTTACACCAAATTTGAATCCTTTCTTTCCTTCTTTTCCTCTAGTGAATATAAACTTAAAAAATTCTATTACGCTTTCTTTAACCTTATGCCAATACAAAACAACAACGGCCATTATTGCTCCAAGTTGAATTACAACTTCAAACATTTTTGCAAATTCGCCTTGAAAGCTAATTGCCCATCCAATTAATATCATGTGTCCTGTAGAAGATACGGGTATAAATTCAGTTATCCCTTCTACTATTGCGATTATGATTGATTTTAATATAAATATTATATTGATGATTTATCACTCCTTACAGACTAATTATTACTATATATAGCTTATAATAATAAGGTATAAATTACTATCTGCAAAGCTTACAGGAATGTGACATGGATGTAAGCTTTGCGATTTAAAATAAAAATAGCAAATAAATAGTTAAACTATCCATTCGCTATAAATTAAGCTTATATTTTAAATCTTATTGTAACCATTGTTCCTTTATCAGCAGTAGATGTTATCTCTATTTTATGACCTAAATTTACACAGACCTCTTTAGAAATATATAAACCCATGCCTGTAGATTCTCCATATTTGCGCCCATTCTCTCCAGTAAAGAATAGGTCGAATACCCTTTTAATATCTTTCCTTGGGATTCCAATTCCCTCATCAATAACGCTTAGTAAGATTTCTTTTTCTTTTTCGCAGGCTTTTATAATTAATTCCTTTCCCGTGCCTTTTGAGTACTTTACACCATTAATAATAAGTTGATCTAACACAAACTTTATCCACTTTACATCACTATATACTTCTATAGCATCATCTATTTCTACTCTAGGAGTTATTTTGTTTT
Encoded here:
- a CDS encoding FtsX-like permease family protein, whose protein sequence is MNFREFATKNVYRNIKGYFAYFLSSSISATLLFSFTMIIFHPDFVVLKLPNSITNTLYVTTVIAYLFLCFFVFYSVSVFLKSRYKEFGILYIIGSSKKQIQKMINIENIIISSVSGVVGIIVGIVFSKILLAASGKLLGLNALGFYIPVKAMIITLIAFILIGIVISIFCSLVIKEDMVLKLLKGTKKPKLEPKSSAIFSIICIVLLTIGYYLSITSTEKTLPYRIIPVTIMVVIATYLLFSQLSVFVLKVLKRNRDFYMKKTTVLWVSNLLYRIKDNTRMFFLITITSTVALSSIGSVYAYWRDKETQINKSFPQSFFCVDTYNNKTKVDYKIDFIENSLKKEEISYTTVNGEMKFIIPNGVKDEVTIIKEDTYNKLARALSLNTIDLKENEAMLVSYLDKNKRKNIILDETKLQIARGSDSCVIPALYDSSYVVKDDVYEKMKGPRCYFGAFNVNNYKDTLSIGNNFYNNFGNDKGDKYYNNFLKAYILEKNKIAYGVLLFSAIFIGLIFFVTTASFLYNKCYMDLIEDKKKYKQLNKIGLTYKEIKKVLNIEIGVLFLLPYIIAVVHFFFAISSLKCAFGIEITVPALQVIGIMLIVQIIYFLIIRKNYLFEIRKSLL
- a CDS encoding ABC transporter ATP-binding protein, producing MEIMKVKNLSKIYGQKVTFSAVDNISFTIDEGEFVGVMGPSGSGKTTLLNMISTVDKPTSGEIRINDIDPLKLKGDDLALFRRRELGFVFQDFNLLDTLTVGENIVLPLTLDGVPVKKQDDELNRILKILRIEKLINKRTFEISGGEAQRTAIARALIHNPTLLLADEPTGNLDSRAAKNVMELFEKINKDEKVTMMMVTHDAFSASYCNKILFIKDGTIYNEIYKGDSRKQFYQEIIDVLALMGGEN
- a CDS encoding undecaprenyl-diphosphate phosphatase, with translation MNIIFILKSIIIAIVEGITEFIPVSSTGHMILIGWAISFQGEFAKMFEVVIQLGAIMAVVVLYWHKVKESVIEFFKFIFTRGKEGKKGFKFGVNVITASIPMGIVGVVLYKKIKTLFTPEAVIVGFIVGGLLLLIVEKKFGARNHKVDNLDNITTMQSFKVGLLQLLCVWPGMSRSASTIMGGWIAGLSTPIAAEFSFFIAIPAMIGATGKDLFEYDYSTMTLSLWIALIVGFVVAFIVALIVMRKFVEYLKKKPMKVFAIYRIVVGILLGVLVLTNIITLT